Proteins from one Streptomyces genisteinicus genomic window:
- a CDS encoding response regulator transcription factor → MEDRVRVVIAEDSVLLREGLTRLLTDRGHEVVTGVGDAEALLGTIGELAEEDALPDVVVADVRMPPTHTDEGVRAAVQLRREHPGVGVLVLSQYVEEQYATELLAGSSRGVGYLLKDRVAEVREFVDAVVRVARGGTALDPEVVAQLLGRSRKQDVLAGLTPREREVLGLMAEGRTNSAIARQLVVSDGAVEKHVSNIFLKLGLAPSDGDHRRVLAVLRYLNS, encoded by the coding sequence GTGGAGGACAGGGTGCGGGTGGTCATCGCCGAGGATTCGGTGCTTCTGCGGGAGGGCCTGACACGGCTGCTGACCGACCGGGGGCACGAGGTCGTCACGGGGGTCGGCGACGCCGAGGCGCTGCTGGGGACCATCGGGGAGCTCGCGGAGGAGGACGCGCTGCCGGACGTGGTGGTCGCCGACGTGCGGATGCCGCCCACTCATACGGATGAAGGGGTGCGGGCCGCGGTGCAGCTGCGCCGCGAGCACCCCGGCGTCGGCGTGCTGGTGCTGTCCCAGTACGTCGAGGAGCAGTACGCGACCGAGCTGCTCGCGGGCAGCAGCCGCGGGGTCGGCTATCTGCTGAAGGACCGGGTCGCCGAGGTCAGGGAGTTCGTGGACGCCGTGGTGCGGGTGGCCCGCGGCGGCACCGCGCTGGACCCGGAGGTCGTGGCGCAGCTGCTCGGCCGCAGCCGCAAGCAGGACGTGCTGGCGGGTCTGACGCCCCGCGAGCGGGAGGTCCTCGGGCTGATGGCGGAGGGCCGGACGAACTCGGCGATCGCCCGGCAGCTGGTGGTGAGCGACGGCGCCGTGGAGAAGCACGTCAGCAACATCTTCCTGAAGCTCGGCCTCGCCCCGAGCGACGGGGACCACCGGCGGGTCCTGGCGGTGCTGAGGTATCTGAACTCCTGA
- a CDS encoding NADH-quinone oxidoreductase subunit B produces the protein MGVTPVDLPGPKRLGALSRLAPEPMKVVLNWGRRYSLWVFNFGLACCAIEFIAASMARHDFIRLGVIPFAPGPRQADLMIVSGTVTDKMAPAVKRLYEQMPEPKYVISFGACSNCGGPYWDSYSVTKGVDQIIPVDVYVPGCPPRPEALLQGILKLQEKIAQESLGERYRAGSGSRPSTAALRSGLVTPPPAPGTDGGER, from the coding sequence ATGGGCGTGACCCCTGTGGACCTCCCCGGGCCGAAGCGGCTCGGCGCGCTCTCGCGCCTCGCTCCCGAACCGATGAAGGTGGTCCTCAACTGGGGCCGCCGGTACAGCCTGTGGGTCTTCAACTTCGGTCTGGCCTGCTGCGCCATCGAGTTCATCGCCGCCTCCATGGCGCGCCACGACTTCATCCGGCTCGGTGTGATCCCCTTCGCGCCCGGTCCCCGCCAGGCCGACCTGATGATCGTGTCCGGCACGGTGACCGACAAGATGGCGCCGGCCGTCAAGCGCCTGTACGAGCAGATGCCGGAGCCCAAGTACGTCATCTCCTTCGGCGCCTGCTCCAACTGCGGCGGCCCCTACTGGGACTCCTACTCCGTGACCAAGGGCGTCGACCAGATCATCCCCGTCGACGTCTACGTGCCCGGCTGCCCGCCCCGGCCCGAGGCGCTGCTCCAGGGCATCCTCAAACTCCAGGAGAAGATCGCCCAGGAGTCGCTCGGCGAGCGCTACCGCGCCGGCAGCGGGTCCCGCCCGTCGACGGCGGCCCTGCGCAGCGGCCTCGTCACCCCGCCCCCCGCTCCCGGGACGGACGGGGGCGAACGGTGA
- a CDS encoding NADH-quinone oxidoreductase subunit A yields MPEPTVVVRAADYFQSYSVVGLLGVLGVLFVAVAFGAGRLLRPVVPTPEKLLTYECGVDPVGDGWAHTQVRYYVYAFLYVIFAVDSIFLFPWATVFAADGYGATTLVEMFIFLGFLAVGLLYAYKKGVLTWA; encoded by the coding sequence GTGCCGGAACCGACCGTGGTCGTACGCGCGGCGGACTACTTCCAGAGCTACTCGGTCGTCGGACTGCTCGGCGTGCTCGGGGTGCTCTTCGTCGCCGTGGCCTTCGGCGCCGGGCGTCTGCTCCGGCCCGTGGTGCCCACGCCGGAGAAACTCCTCACCTACGAGTGCGGCGTCGACCCCGTCGGCGACGGCTGGGCACACACCCAGGTCCGCTACTACGTCTACGCGTTCCTCTACGTGATCTTCGCCGTCGACTCGATCTTCCTCTTCCCCTGGGCGACGGTCTTCGCCGCCGACGGATACGGCGCGACCACCCTCGTCGAGATGTTCATCTTCCTCGGCTTCCTGGCCGTCGGACTGCTCTACGCGTACAAGAAGGGCGTCCTGACATGGGCGTGA
- a CDS encoding 2-oxoacid:ferredoxin oxidoreductase subunit beta, with protein MKDFKSDQEVRWCPGCGDYAILAAVQGFMPDLGLAKENIVFVSGIGCSSRFPYYMNTYGMHSIHGRAPAIATGLASSRRDLSVWVVTGDGDALSIGGNHLIHALRRNVNLKILLFNNRIYGLTKGQYSPTSEVGKITKSTPMGSLDAPFNPVSLAIGAEASFVARTVDSDRKHLTEVLRQAADHEGTALVEIYQNCNIFNDGAFEALKDKERAQEAVIRLEHGQPIRFGADGAKGVVRDPLTGDLRVVDVTAGNESDVLVHDAHNPSPTTAFALSRLADPDTLHHTPIGVLRSVRRPVYDTLMADQLETAVEQYGKGDLSALLAGNDTWTVVG; from the coding sequence ATGAAGGACTTCAAGTCCGACCAGGAGGTGCGCTGGTGCCCCGGGTGCGGGGACTACGCGATCCTCGCGGCCGTGCAGGGCTTCATGCCCGACCTGGGTCTGGCGAAGGAGAACATCGTCTTCGTCTCGGGCATCGGCTGCTCCTCCCGGTTCCCGTACTACATGAACACCTACGGGATGCACTCGATCCACGGGCGCGCCCCGGCCATCGCAACGGGTCTGGCCTCCTCCCGCCGCGACCTGTCGGTGTGGGTGGTCACCGGCGACGGCGACGCCCTGTCGATCGGCGGCAACCATCTGATCCACGCCCTGCGCCGCAACGTCAACCTGAAGATCCTGCTGTTCAACAACCGGATCTACGGCCTGACCAAGGGCCAGTACAGCCCCACCTCCGAGGTCGGCAAGATCACCAAGTCGACGCCGATGGGGTCGCTGGACGCCCCCTTCAACCCGGTGTCCCTCGCCATCGGCGCGGAGGCCTCGTTCGTGGCGCGGACGGTGGACTCGGACCGCAAGCACCTCACCGAGGTGCTGCGCCAGGCCGCCGACCACGAGGGCACGGCGCTGGTGGAGATCTACCAGAACTGCAACATCTTCAACGACGGCGCCTTCGAGGCGCTCAAGGACAAGGAGCGGGCCCAGGAGGCCGTGATCCGCCTGGAGCACGGGCAGCCGATCCGCTTCGGCGCGGACGGCGCCAAGGGAGTCGTCCGCGACCCCCTCACCGGCGACCTCCGGGTCGTGGACGTCACCGCCGGCAACGAGTCCGACGTCCTCGTCCACGACGCGCACAACCCGAGCCCGACGACGGCGTTCGCGCTGTCCCGCCTGGCCGACCCGGACACCCTGCACCACACGCCGATCGGCGTGCTGCGCAGCGTGCGGCGGCCGGTCTACGACACCCTCATGGCCGACCAGCTCGAAACGGCCGTCGAGCAGTACGGCAAGGGCGATCTGTCCGCGCTCCTCGCCGGGAACGACACCTGGACGGTCGTCGGCTGA
- a CDS encoding sensor histidine kinase yields the protein MSTSRPAAADDREGSPPVRLAFDRRTWKEVAHLLANFPLGVVAFVYAVVTVSVGAGLAVTVVGLPLLAVGLMGARGIGRTERARARALLGVHVDEPSPPEGGGGALAWIWARVKDPVGWRAVLYSVIRLPWGVLTFTVTLVALIVLWPLLPFLARGMANADRAMVRGLLSPSGELERRVAELESDRGVVVDTAAADLRRIERDLHDGAQARLVALAMGLGLAKEKLLEDPQAAAAMVDEAHGEVKLALQELRDLARGIHPAVLTDRGLDAALSAVASRCTVPVQVEVDLAERPAEAIEGIAYFTVSELLQNVSKHARATRAGVDVWRADNRLLIQVTDDGRGGARLDGGTGMAGLAERLGAVDGLFAVESPPGGPTTVTAELPWRDRVPGGGAARAGRAAGASGATVVRGKAG from the coding sequence ATGAGCACCAGCAGGCCCGCAGCCGCCGACGACCGGGAAGGATCTCCGCCCGTGCGCCTCGCATTCGACCGCCGCACCTGGAAGGAGGTCGCCCATCTCCTCGCCAACTTCCCCCTCGGGGTGGTCGCCTTCGTCTACGCGGTGGTGACCGTGTCCGTCGGCGCGGGCCTCGCGGTCACCGTCGTGGGGCTGCCGCTGCTGGCCGTCGGTCTCATGGGCGCCCGCGGAATCGGCCGGACGGAACGGGCGAGGGCCCGGGCGCTGCTGGGCGTCCACGTCGACGAGCCGAGTCCGCCGGAGGGCGGTGGGGGCGCGCTCGCCTGGATCTGGGCGCGGGTGAAGGACCCGGTGGGCTGGCGGGCGGTGCTCTACTCGGTGATCCGCCTGCCCTGGGGGGTGCTGACCTTCACCGTCACGCTGGTGGCGCTGATCGTGCTCTGGCCGCTGCTGCCGTTCCTCGCCCGGGGCATGGCGAACGCCGACCGCGCGATGGTCCGCGGACTGCTGTCGCCCTCCGGCGAGCTGGAACGGCGGGTCGCCGAACTGGAGTCGGACCGGGGCGTGGTCGTCGACACCGCCGCCGCCGACCTGCGCCGGATCGAGCGCGACCTGCACGACGGCGCGCAGGCCCGGCTGGTGGCCCTCGCGATGGGGCTCGGCCTCGCGAAGGAGAAGCTGCTGGAGGACCCGCAGGCGGCGGCCGCGATGGTCGACGAGGCGCACGGCGAGGTGAAGCTCGCCCTCCAGGAACTGCGGGACCTCGCCCGCGGCATCCACCCCGCCGTCCTCACCGACCGCGGCCTGGACGCCGCCCTGTCCGCCGTCGCCTCCCGCTGCACCGTCCCGGTGCAGGTCGAGGTGGATCTGGCGGAACGGCCCGCGGAGGCCATCGAGGGCATCGCCTACTTCACCGTCTCCGAACTGCTCCAGAACGTCAGCAAGCACGCCCGGGCCACCCGGGCCGGCGTCGACGTGTGGCGGGCGGACAACCGGCTGCTGATCCAGGTCACGGACGACGGCCGGGGCGGCGCCCGGCTCGACGGCGGCACGGGCATGGCCGGTCTCGCCGAGCGGCTCGGGGCGGTGGACGGCCTCTTCGCCGTGGAGTCCCCGCCCGGCGGGCCGACGACCGTGACCGCGGAGCTCCCCTGGCGCGACCGCGTGCCCGGCGGCGGAGCCGCGCGCGCCGGGCGGGCCGCGGGAGCCTCGGGGGCCACGGTCGTCCGGGGGAAGGCAGGCTGA
- a CDS encoding NmrA family NAD(P)-binding protein, whose amino-acid sequence MGIVVTGATGALGRLVVDELLVRVPAADVAAVVRDKEKAAGLAELGVELRLGDYDRPETLEDAFRPGDRVLFVSGSEVGRRVAQHTSVIAAARAADVAQLAYTGVLGGPDADFDLADEHRVTERLILDSGVPHTFLRNGWYTENYTANLGPVLEHGTVVGNAGDGRIAAAARADYAAAAAAVLTGEGHLGAAYELSGDTAWSLAEYAAELTRQTGRTVTYTELTPEAHLSVLVGAGVPEPFARILVDVDDAIARGRLAGTSGDLARLAGRPSTPLADSVAAALAAR is encoded by the coding sequence ATGGGCATCGTCGTCACCGGCGCCACCGGAGCACTCGGCCGACTCGTCGTGGACGAGCTGCTCGTCCGCGTCCCGGCCGCGGACGTCGCGGCCGTCGTCCGCGACAAGGAGAAGGCCGCCGGCCTGGCGGAGCTGGGCGTGGAGCTGCGGCTCGGCGACTACGACCGGCCCGAGACCCTGGAGGACGCCTTCCGCCCCGGGGACCGGGTGCTGTTCGTCTCGGGCAGCGAGGTCGGCCGCCGGGTCGCCCAGCACACCTCGGTCATCGCGGCGGCGAGGGCCGCCGACGTCGCCCAGCTCGCCTACACCGGGGTCCTCGGCGGCCCCGACGCGGACTTCGACCTGGCCGACGAGCACCGGGTCACCGAGCGGCTGATCCTCGACTCGGGCGTGCCCCACACCTTCCTGCGCAACGGCTGGTACACGGAGAACTACACCGCGAACCTCGGCCCGGTGCTGGAGCACGGCACCGTCGTGGGCAACGCGGGCGACGGCAGGATCGCCGCCGCCGCCCGCGCCGACTACGCGGCGGCCGCGGCCGCCGTGCTGACCGGCGAGGGGCACCTGGGCGCGGCGTACGAGCTGAGCGGCGACACCGCCTGGTCGCTCGCCGAGTACGCGGCCGAGCTCACCCGGCAGACCGGCCGCACCGTCACCTACACCGAGCTCACCCCCGAGGCGCACCTGTCCGTCCTGGTGGGCGCGGGCGTCCCGGAGCCCTTCGCGCGGATCCTGGTCGACGTGGACGACGCGATCGCGCGGGGCCGCCTGGCGGGGACCAGCGGCGACCTGGCGCGGCTCGCCGGACGCCCGTCCACCCCGCTCGCCGACTCGGTCGCCGCGGCGCTCGCCGCCCGGTGA
- a CDS encoding winged helix-turn-helix transcriptional regulator has protein sequence MGVSECDETAGFPDGIVPDVNSAMCPSRLILEHVTSRWGVLVLAVLLERSHRFSELRRRIGGVSEKMLAQTLQTLERDGFVHRDAKPVIPPRVDYTLTAPGREAAEQVWGLARWTERQVPAVTAARAAYDEEKARPAAATA, from the coding sequence ATGGGAGTGAGTGAGTGCGACGAGACGGCGGGTTTCCCGGACGGGATCGTCCCGGATGTGAACAGCGCGATGTGCCCGTCCCGGCTGATCCTGGAGCACGTCACGAGCCGCTGGGGCGTCCTGGTGCTGGCCGTGCTGCTGGAGCGGTCGCACCGCTTCAGCGAGCTGCGCCGCAGGATCGGCGGCGTCAGCGAGAAGATGCTCGCCCAGACGCTCCAGACCCTGGAGCGGGACGGTTTCGTCCACCGCGACGCCAAGCCGGTCATCCCGCCCCGGGTGGACTACACGCTCACCGCACCGGGCAGGGAGGCCGCCGAGCAGGTGTGGGGCCTCGCCCGCTGGACCGAGCGGCAGGTGCCCGCGGTCACGGCGGCGCGCGCCGCGTACGACGAGGAGAAGGCCCGCCCGGCGGCCGCCACCGCCTGA
- a CDS encoding sensor histidine kinase — MTTDLRHDTLPRSRARALPPVLRAPLEGRTWRELCWIVLSLPTSILFFVFAVTMTSVSAGLLVTFVGIPLLAASFAALRGLGAVERMRARVLLGADVAAPEPVTTGRSGFGAWLAGTLKSGASWRHLLYSLLHFPWAVFGFCLVVPLWTAGWSLLLYPLWQWVFPAYADVNGIQLYGDGTRGYYLDSPLEIAATSVIGLLLTLATPWVIRGLSSVDRLMVAGLLGPSRLAGRVVELESDRGVVVDTAAADLRRIERDLHDGAQARLVALAMDLGLAKEKLAEDPQAAARMVDEAHGEVKVALQELRDLARGIHPAVLTDRGLDAALSAVASRCTVPVRVEVDLDRRPAAAIEGIAYFTVSELLQNISKHARATRASVEVWRVEDRLLLQVTDDGRGGADATGGSGLAGLAGRLDAVDGVLAVDSPEGGPTTVTAELPWRS, encoded by the coding sequence ATGACCACGGATCTTCGACACGACACGCTCCCCCGCTCCCGGGCGCGCGCGCTGCCGCCCGTGCTGCGGGCGCCGCTGGAGGGCCGGACCTGGCGCGAGCTCTGCTGGATCGTGCTGAGCCTGCCGACGAGCATCCTGTTCTTCGTCTTCGCCGTGACGATGACGTCGGTCAGCGCCGGCCTGCTCGTGACCTTCGTCGGCATTCCGCTGCTGGCCGCCTCCTTCGCCGCGCTGCGCGGTCTCGGGGCCGTCGAGCGGATGCGGGCGCGGGTGCTGCTGGGCGCCGACGTGGCCGCGCCGGAGCCGGTGACCACGGGCAGGAGCGGGTTCGGGGCCTGGCTGGCGGGGACGCTGAAGAGCGGCGCGTCCTGGCGGCACCTGCTCTACTCGCTGCTCCACTTCCCGTGGGCGGTCTTCGGCTTCTGCCTGGTGGTGCCGCTGTGGACGGCCGGCTGGTCGCTGCTGCTGTACCCGCTGTGGCAGTGGGTGTTCCCCGCGTACGCCGATGTGAACGGCATCCAGCTGTACGGCGACGGGACCCGCGGCTACTACCTGGACTCGCCCCTGGAGATCGCCGCGACCAGCGTCATCGGTCTGCTGCTGACCCTCGCCACACCGTGGGTGATCCGCGGGCTGAGCAGTGTGGACCGGCTGATGGTGGCCGGACTGCTGGGGCCGTCGCGGCTGGCCGGCAGGGTCGTCGAGCTGGAGTCGGACCGGGGCGTGGTCGTCGACACCGCCGCCGCCGACCTGCGCCGGATCGAGCGCGACCTGCACGACGGCGCGCAGGCCCGGCTGGTCGCCCTGGCCATGGATCTGGGCCTGGCCAAGGAGAAGCTCGCCGAGGACCCGCAGGCCGCCGCGCGCATGGTGGACGAGGCGCACGGCGAGGTGAAGGTCGCCCTCCAGGAACTGCGGGACCTCGCCCGCGGCATCCACCCCGCCGTCCTCACCGACCGCGGCCTGGACGCCGCCCTGTCCGCCGTCGCCTCCCGCTGCACCGTCCCCGTGCGGGTCGAGGTGGACCTGGACCGCCGGCCGGCGGCCGCCATCGAGGGCATCGCCTACTTCACCGTCTCCGAACTGCTCCAGAACATCAGCAAGCACGCCCGCGCGACCCGTGCCTCGGTGGAGGTGTGGCGGGTGGAGGACCGGCTGCTGCTCCAGGTCACGGACGACGGCCGGGGCGGCGCCGACGCCACGGGCGGCAGCGGCCTGGCCGGGCTGGCAGGGCGGCTGGACGCGGTGGACGGCGTACTGGCCGTGGACTCCCCGGAGGGCGGCCCGACGACCGTCACGGCCGAACTCCCCTGGCGCAGCTGA
- a CDS encoding NADH-quinone oxidoreductase subunit C produces the protein MNAYDRLPDAVTEIFGPDATAERSYELLTVDVPSGSWTAALETARDSLGCTWFDWLSAVDEPGTGFRVCAHVVALADGAVRRLLVRTTVPHEAAALPTAVGVYAGASWHERETHEMFGIGFTGHPHLDPLLLPDGFEGHPLRKDFVLAARVAKAWPGAKEPGEPAAGHDGPKRRQMLPPGVPDPNEWGPLKGQLPPAPARPARTPRAAAAPGAGTPAPAERPPRRARSASEGSASQPSAAAPRRSRSASEGSASQATPAVPPATPRRSRSASEGSASQATPAAPASPEPGSASGGRTRSSDAPWHHARPAFDEPSAGTAPPTPVPQAPAPGDEPQPSGAEDTPAEGDAPTAPEPAPPAGATPAVGATPAEREPEPAPSAEGTPAGDPAPDPAPPAEGTPAEATPTPEPDPDAGGTPRRPAGGDPA, from the coding sequence GTGAACGCCTACGACCGCCTTCCCGACGCCGTCACCGAGATCTTCGGACCCGACGCCACTGCCGAGCGCAGCTACGAACTCCTCACCGTCGACGTCCCCTCCGGATCGTGGACCGCCGCGCTGGAGACCGCCCGCGACAGCTTGGGCTGCACCTGGTTCGACTGGCTGAGCGCCGTCGACGAACCCGGCACCGGGTTCCGGGTCTGCGCCCATGTCGTCGCCCTCGCGGACGGCGCGGTGCGCCGCCTTCTCGTCCGCACCACCGTTCCGCACGAGGCGGCCGCGCTGCCGACGGCCGTCGGCGTGTACGCCGGGGCGAGCTGGCACGAGCGGGAGACCCACGAGATGTTCGGCATCGGGTTCACGGGCCATCCGCATCTGGACCCGCTGCTGCTGCCCGACGGCTTCGAGGGCCATCCGCTGCGCAAGGACTTCGTTCTCGCGGCGCGGGTGGCCAAGGCGTGGCCGGGTGCGAAGGAGCCGGGGGAGCCGGCCGCGGGCCACGACGGTCCGAAGCGGCGCCAGATGCTGCCGCCGGGGGTTCCCGACCCCAACGAATGGGGTCCGCTGAAGGGCCAGCTCCCGCCGGCCCCCGCCCGGCCCGCCCGCACCCCGCGCGCGGCCGCCGCCCCGGGCGCGGGCACACCGGCACCGGCCGAACGCCCGCCCCGCCGCGCCCGCAGCGCCTCCGAGGGTTCGGCGTCGCAGCCGTCCGCGGCCGCGCCGCGCCGTTCGCGGAGCGCGTCGGAGGGTTCGGCGTCGCAGGCCACCCCGGCCGTGCCGCCCGCGACCCCGCGCCGTTCGCGCAGTGCGTCGGAGGGCTCGGCGTCCCAGGCCACCCCGGCGGCACCCGCTTCCCCGGAGCCCGGCTCCGCCTCCGGTGGCCGCACCCGCAGTTCCGACGCCCCGTGGCACCATGCCCGCCCGGCCTTCGACGAGCCCTCCGCCGGCACCGCTCCGCCCACCCCCGTACCGCAGGCACCGGCCCCCGGGGACGAGCCGCAGCCGTCGGGCGCCGAGGACACTCCCGCCGAGGGCGACGCCCCCACGGCACCCGAGCCCGCCCCGCCCGCCGGGGCCACTCCGGCCGTGGGCGCCACCCCCGCCGAACGCGAGCCCGAGCCCGCCCCGTCCGCCGAAGGCACCCCCGCTGGGGACCCCGCGCCCGACCCCGCCCCGCCCGCCGAAGGCACCCCCGCCGAAGCCACCCCCACCCCCGAGCCCGACCCAGATGCCGGGGGCACCCCCCGCCGACCCGCCGGAGGCGACCCCGCGTGA
- a CDS encoding 2-oxoacid:acceptor oxidoreductase subunit alpha, whose amino-acid sequence MTSQVSSPAEQAGDADGAGQSQEPHDAVVGEQRRPSGAKEVRRLDRVIIRFAGDSGDGMQLTGDRFTSETASFGNDLSTLPNFPAEIRAPAGTLPGVSSFQLHFADHDILTPGDAPNVLVAMNPAALKANIGDVPRGGEIIVNTDEFAKRAMAKVGYDASPLEDGSLEAYHVHQVPLTTLTVEALKEFGLSRKEAERSKNMFALGLLSWMYNRPTEGTESFLRQKFAKKPAIAEANIAAFRAGWNFGETTEDFAVSYEVAPAGSAFPAGTYRNISGNLALSYGLVAASRQADLPLYLGSYPITPASDILHELSKHKNFGVRTFQAEDEIAGIGAALGAAFGGSLAVTTTSGPGVALKSETIGLAVSMELPLLIVDIQRGGPSTGLPTKTEQADLMQAMFGRNGEAPVPVVAPCTPADCFDAALEAARIALTYRTPVFLLSDGYLANGSEPWRIPEVDELPDLRVQFATAPNHELDDGSEAFWPYKRDPLTLARPWAVPGTPGLEHRIGGIEKQDGTGNISYDPANHEFMVRTRQARIDGIEVPDLEVDDPDGARTLVLGWGSTYGPITAAVRRLRASGHPIAQAHLRHLNPFPGNLGEVLKRYDKVVVPEMNLGQLALLIRAKYLVDAHSHTQVNGMPFKAEQLAQALKEAGGV is encoded by the coding sequence GTGACCAGCCAGGTCAGTAGCCCGGCCGAACAGGCCGGCGACGCCGATGGGGCCGGGCAGTCCCAGGAACCCCATGACGCCGTCGTCGGTGAACAACGCAGACCCTCGGGCGCCAAGGAGGTCCGCCGGCTGGACCGGGTGATCATCCGGTTCGCGGGGGACTCGGGCGACGGTATGCAGCTGACGGGTGACAGGTTCACCTCGGAGACCGCTTCCTTCGGGAACGACCTCTCCACGCTGCCGAACTTCCCGGCCGAGATCAGGGCGCCCGCCGGAACGCTGCCGGGGGTCTCGTCCTTCCAGCTGCACTTCGCCGACCACGACATCCTCACGCCGGGCGACGCCCCGAACGTCCTGGTCGCCATGAACCCGGCCGCACTGAAGGCCAACATCGGGGACGTCCCCCGCGGTGGCGAGATCATCGTCAACACCGACGAGTTCGCCAAGCGCGCCATGGCCAAGGTCGGCTACGACGCGTCACCGCTGGAGGACGGCTCGCTGGAGGCGTACCACGTCCACCAGGTGCCGCTGACGACGCTCACCGTCGAGGCGCTGAAGGAGTTCGGCCTCTCCCGCAAGGAGGCCGAGCGCAGCAAGAACATGTTCGCGCTGGGCCTGCTGAGCTGGATGTACAACCGGCCCACCGAGGGCACCGAGAGCTTCCTGCGGCAGAAGTTCGCCAAGAAGCCGGCCATCGCCGAGGCGAACATCGCGGCCTTCCGCGCCGGCTGGAACTTCGGCGAGACGACGGAGGACTTCGCCGTCTCCTACGAGGTGGCCCCCGCCGGGTCCGCGTTCCCCGCGGGCACCTACCGGAACATCTCCGGCAACCTGGCCCTCTCCTACGGTCTGGTCGCCGCCTCCCGCCAGGCCGACCTGCCGCTGTACCTGGGGTCGTACCCGATCACGCCGGCCTCGGACATCCTGCACGAGCTGTCGAAGCACAAGAACTTCGGCGTGCGCACGTTCCAGGCCGAGGACGAGATCGCCGGCATCGGCGCGGCGCTCGGCGCCGCGTTCGGCGGCTCGCTCGCCGTGACCACCACCTCCGGTCCCGGTGTGGCGCTCAAGTCCGAGACGATCGGCCTCGCGGTGTCGATGGAGCTGCCGCTGCTGATCGTGGACATCCAGCGCGGCGGCCCCTCCACGGGCCTGCCGACGAAGACCGAGCAGGCCGACCTGATGCAGGCCATGTTCGGGCGCAACGGAGAGGCGCCGGTCCCGGTGGTCGCCCCGTGCACCCCGGCGGACTGCTTCGACGCGGCACTGGAGGCGGCCCGGATCGCGCTGACGTACCGCACCCCGGTCTTCCTGCTGTCGGACGGCTACCTCGCCAACGGCTCCGAGCCCTGGCGGATCCCGGAGGTCGACGAACTCCCCGACCTGCGGGTGCAGTTCGCCACCGCCCCCAACCACGAGCTGGACGACGGCAGCGAGGCGTTCTGGCCCTACAAGCGCGATCCGCTCACGCTGGCGCGGCCGTGGGCGGTCCCCGGCACCCCCGGGCTCGAACACCGCATCGGCGGCATCGAGAAGCAGGACGGCACGGGCAACATCTCGTACGACCCGGCCAACCACGAGTTCATGGTCCGCACCCGGCAGGCCAGGATCGACGGCATCGAGGTGCCCGATCTGGAGGTCGACGACCCGGACGGCGCGCGCACGCTCGTCCTGGGCTGGGGTTCCACGTACGGGCCGATCACCGCGGCCGTCCGCCGGCTGCGGGCCTCGGGACACCCGATCGCCCAGGCCCACCTGCGTCATCTGAACCCGTTCCCCGGGAATCTGGGAGAGGTTCTGAAGCGTTATGACAAGGTGGTCGTCCCCGAGATGAACCTCGGCCAGCTCGCCCTGCTCATCCGGGCGAAGTACCTGGTCGACGCGCACAGTCACACCCAGGTGAACGGCATGCCGTTCAAGGCGGAGCAGCTCGCACAAGCGCTCAAGGAGGCCGGCGGTGTCTGA